The proteins below are encoded in one region of Scylla paramamosain isolate STU-SP2022 chromosome 8, ASM3559412v1, whole genome shotgun sequence:
- the LOC135102772 gene encoding uncharacterized protein LOC135102772: MKLTSLLLVLAVVATAAAGSIYGYGSHNIGYGSHNSGYYGYGRPQISGIARLHPLRIHVSPLQLTRGDLSPSYVTGVRVARPVAVVLNHGYGYGQGYGYGNTGGYGF, encoded by the exons ATGAAGCTC aCTTCCCTCTTACTGGTGCTCGCGGTGGTGGCAACTGCCGCAGCCGGTTCCATCTACGGTTATGGTTCCCATAATATTGGTTATGGTAGTCATAATTCTGGCTATTATGGTTATGGTCGGCCGCAGATCAGCGGTATCGCCAGGCTACATCCTCTACGCATCCATGTGTCTCCCCTGCAGCTCACACGTGGTGACCTCTCGCCTTCCTATGTGACAGGCGTGCGTGTGGCGCGCCCCGTGGCAGTTGTACTGAACCATGGTTACGGTTATGGTCAAGGTTACGGTTATGGAAATACTGGAGGCTACGGCTTTTAA